TTATGCGTAAATGGAGACTGGACGAGTTACCCCAATTCTGGAATGTACTCAAAGGAGATATGTCATTGGTAGGGCCACGCCCTGAACGACAGTACTATATCGATCTTATCGTCAGTGAAGCTCCGCATTACAAGCACCTTTTTAAGGTCAGGCCGGGCATCACTTCATGGGGACAGGTAAAGTACGGGTATGCCTCCAATGTGGACCAAATGATCCAAAGGTTGAAATTTGACATCCTTTACATAGAAAACATGTCCTTGTCCCTCGATTTTAAAATCATGTTTTATACCGTCCTGGTATTGCTGCAGGGAAAAGGGAAATAAACCCAGGGGCTATTTAAACAAAATCCCCACTGTCACGCTAAAAGACTGGTCAGGCAAAAGACTATCAGAAAACGGCAACCCGTTTTGGGAAACCAGCACCTGTTCATTTTTAAGCGGCACCTGCTTTTTCTTTCTGAAAATCTCTTTTCGTTCCCACAGCCATATTTCCTGACTTTGATAAAAAGGCAGCATATAGGTTCCACGGACATACAACTCACGGTCAGGATTGAGCTCAAGGGAAAATTCAGCCGATAATCCGAGGTTGTGAGACCTGCTTCCATAATACATATTGATGTCGTCTGCTTTAAATTTTTTACCGTTGGCTTTGAATTTTCCGTATTCATTTTGAGCCTGCCCCACCTTTCGTGCATACCTCAGATGCTCGTATGTCGCTATTGCCTTAAAATAAAAAGGACGTTGTCTGGAAAGGTTCATCTGTAATCCCATGCCCAGGAATTTATCTTTGTAAATACTGTTGTAAAAATCAAAAGCCGCACCAAAACGAATGAAATAATTTTTATGGACAAAAACGTCAAAATTCCAATAGCCGATGACCTCAAAATCTCTCTTCGGAATATTATTTTCGATGGAAATGATGGTCTGTGGAAAATCAGGATCATCGGTCTGATAGGCAATGCCGAGTTGTTGTGCCTTTGTTGGTATAAAATGGCTGCCCAGCCCCATCATAAATTTAACCCGATCGTAAGGGCGTTTTTTCTTTTTAAATCCCGGTTCCCCGACCTCAAACCCCAAATCACGCTCCTCCCTTAATTCTGCCTGAGTTTCGAGTGTTTTTATCCTTTGAATGGAATCTCGCTGCTGCCTGAGTGAAGCCATATATTCGTTATCAAAAACCTCCTCGGCCTTCCGGCTGTTTTTGAATTGCTGCAAACTTTCTGCAAGGCCCTCACTTACAGGAGTAACATTATAGGATTTCCAAAAATTTTCATCATACTCCCCCGTCATCCGGGTAAATTCAACACCACGATCTATCCGGTCGAGGTATTCAATGGGTTCTGATTTTTCGGTTTTGACCTCCGTTATTTTTATCTCATTGGAATAGATTCCGCCGCCACCATAAATACCTTCCCTCAAAGCATCGCTGAAGTACCACTTATCTCCCAGTTGTCTGTAGTTTACTACGTAGCTGTTTCCCTTCCAACTCCCTGCGTACAAAGGATAATAATCATACACTTCGAGGCCTTTCGGGGTCATTTCAAACTCTGCCCGGATAAAAGCATAAGATTCTTTGTCTATATAAATGCGGCCCTTCATCCTGGCCTCGATGGTTCGTTTTTTCTTTTGAAACATTCGGAGCACTTTCATCAGGCCCTTTTCACCATTGCTGTCTTCCACTTCAATTTCCCCTTGCGAACCCGATACATTTTCATCTTTATCAAACCCGATGATGTAAACTGGTCGGTCATTATAGGTGGTGATGCTCTCAATCCAGTAATTGTAAACCTTAAAGAACCTGGGATCAATGAAATCTGTCCGGTTCTGAACAAAATCAAAACGGTGGGGAGCCATATGTCCTGAAGAAAACCCTGAATGCACCGTAGTGTCGAGTGGATTACGCAGGTTGATCTTACGCCCCTGTACCAGGCTCACGTAGCCTTCTTTTTTGCTCTTGTAACTTCTTTTATAAATGTTGAGGACGCCTTCTGCCAGGTAAATATAATTCAGGCTGTCATCCGTCCGGGATTCCCGATAAAAACCAAGGTAAGTGGTGCCGTAAGTCGGGTAATTAATTTTGATATTATTAACGGCTTTTCGGATAATATTTTCGACTCCGCCATCTGCCATTACGACTACTTCTCCAAGCATACTGGTGCTCTTTTGCAATCGAACCGTTACTGATCCTTTGATTTCCCCGATAGGCTTACTATAGGTTTTGTAACCGATATAAGAGACGATCATCTGAGAATTTTGATATTCATCAGGCACTTTAAACGTAAAAGCTCCATTACCTCCGGTAGTGGTACCAATACCTTTTTCAGGAATACCTACATGCGCATAAGGAACTCCCAAACCCGTATCATCATCAATAACTGTTCCGGTGATCGTAAATAAATCCTGTGCGGGTAAAAGAGAGGTAAATAAGATAAAGAAAGAAAAAAGGGTTAACCTTGTGGCCATTGGTCCGATTTTTATGATGGATTTCAGTTAAGGAGTGCCGGTTGGGCTACTCATAAATTGCATTATCAAGACGTTTCGAAGCTGATTTTGTTACAACCAACATTATAGAGACATGTCGAGTCCCAAATGGTTGAAAACCTCAGTTTTTATTTTCTTTTTTGTATAGGAGACCGCGATCCTCTACCTTTGTCTTCAAAATCCAATAAGATATGCCAAAGTATTTGCCGATATTCCTCTTTTTAATTTTTTCATTACCCCTCATGGGTCAGGACAACAAAAATGTTGATACCTCGCTGGAAAACCCCAACAACAGCATGTATGTCCACCTGTATTATCTTCAAACGGATTCGTACAAACCCTCGTTGGCCGCAAAAGCCCTTTTTCCTGAAGGTGATTCGACAACCCTTATTAAAAAATCCATACAGCTCAAGCAAATTTTAGACGGTGCCGGTCTGTTTGTTCATTTCAATAAAATCCCCACCAACCCTGATTATATCGATACCCTGACGAAGCGGGCAATATTTACCCCATTCCCGGAGGAAATGCCCGAAATCTACCTCGAAAAAACGAACGGGAGATGGTATTATTCTAAAGAAACCGTCTCAAACATCCCCAGACTCCACAAAAAAGTTTTCCCTTTCGGAGCGGACCTACTGCTCAATTCTCTTCCAAAAATGGGACAAACAAAAATCCTGGGGATGGCCTTGTGGCAATACCTGGGACTGCTCATTTTGATGTCATTAGGCCTGCTCTCTCATCTTCTATTGAGCAGAATTTTGAATCCCATTATACGAAGAATGAGCCGCTCGAAGTCAGATTCCACGTTCATTCGACCAAAATTGATTTCCAGAATCGCCAGGTTAGCCAGTGTGCTGATCATCCTACGGTTGATCAAATTGTTTTTACCCGTTTTATTGCTGCCGGTGACTGCCGGAATATTTGCCATAAACGTCATAAAAATCTTCAGCACCATCCTGATCGTGTTGATCGCTTTTGGTGTTCTTGATATTTTTATCGCCTATATCCGGAGGTTTACCCAAAGTACCAAAAGCAAAATGGATGAACAACTGGTGCCCATCATAAAACGGTCGGTACAGGCAGTTATCGTCATCGGGGGAATTGCCCAGTTGTTACAGATATTCGATATCAATGTCACCGCCCTGATCGCCGGTTTGTCCATAGGCGGACTGGCCCTGGCCCTGGCGGCGCAGGACACTGTAAAAAACCTGATCGGATCGGCAATGATCTTTGTGGATCAGCCTTTCCAGATCGGGGATTTTGTTGAATATGGAGGGATGACCGGGACGATTCTTGAGGTTGGCTTCCGGTCAACCAGAATTCAGGAGGCAGACTCTTCGATCATCAGCATTCCCAATGGCGCGATTGCCAATGCCGCTATAACCAATAAAGGGGTTCGTATTTTTCGACTTTTCAACATCAACATTGGTCTCACCTATGACACCCCTGTGACCCTCTTGAAAATTTATATCGAAGGGTTGAAAAAGATTATCGAAATCCACCCAAAGGCAAGAACCAGCGACAGTTTCATCTACCTGAACAGTTTGGGCGATTCTTCCATCAACATCATGTTCCGGGTTCCGCTGGAAGTTACAGATTATGGTTCCGAACTCCAGGTTAAGGAAGAATTGCTCTTCTCCATTATAGAATTGGCTAATGAAATGGGCGTACGTTTTGCTTTCCCGTCCACAACACTTTATATGGAAGAATTCCCGGGCAGAGACAGTATGGCACCTACTTATGAAACGAACCATGAAACGCTGAAAAGGCGTTTTGATGCATTTGTGGAGAGCAAAAAAACAACCTTTAATTAAGCCGGTTTCGACTGAATTAAAGGCTGTGGCGCGGGATGGAAATGATGAAGTTATTTTTTGGACTGTTTTTTACTTCACCTTCAATTTCATGCCCAATACAATATTATTATTGGTCAGGTTATTGAGTTTTTTAATGGCGTCAACCGTAGTATTATACTTTTGAGAAATATTCCATAAGGTATCTCCCTGCTGTACGGTATGAAAAACAGCCGCCGGAGATTGAGGTGCCGGGATAGTATCCGTTTTTGGAACGACCGGCTCATCGGTAAAATCGGGGGTAGAGGTTGATCCTTGTGTGGCCTTGGGT
This sequence is a window from Lewinellaceae bacterium. Protein-coding genes within it:
- a CDS encoding carboxypeptidase-like regulatory domain-containing protein — its product is MATRLTLFSFFILFTSLLPAQDLFTITGTVIDDDTGLGVPYAHVGIPEKGIGTTTGGNGAFTFKVPDEYQNSQMIVSYIGYKTYSKPIGEIKGSVTVRLQKSTSMLGEVVVMADGGVENIIRKAVNNIKINYPTYGTTYLGFYRESRTDDSLNYIYLAEGVLNIYKRSYKSKKEGYVSLVQGRKINLRNPLDTTVHSGFSSGHMAPHRFDFVQNRTDFIDPRFFKVYNYWIESITTYNDRPVYIIGFDKDENVSGSQGEIEVEDSNGEKGLMKVLRMFQKKKRTIEARMKGRIYIDKESYAFIRAEFEMTPKGLEVYDYYPLYAGSWKGNSYVVNYRQLGDKWYFSDALREGIYGGGGIYSNEIKITEVKTEKSEPIEYLDRIDRGVEFTRMTGEYDENFWKSYNVTPVSEGLAESLQQFKNSRKAEEVFDNEYMASLRQQRDSIQRIKTLETQAELREERDLGFEVGEPGFKKKKRPYDRVKFMMGLGSHFIPTKAQQLGIAYQTDDPDFPQTIISIENNIPKRDFEVIGYWNFDVFVHKNYFIRFGAAFDFYNSIYKDKFLGMGLQMNLSRQRPFYFKAIATYEHLRYARKVGQAQNEYGKFKANGKKFKADDINMYYGSRSHNLGLSAEFSLELNPDRELYVRGTYMLPFYQSQEIWLWERKEIFRKKKQVPLKNEQVLVSQNGLPFSDSLLPDQSFSVTVGILFK
- a CDS encoding mechanosensitive ion channel family protein, with the protein product MPKYLPIFLFLIFSLPLMGQDNKNVDTSLENPNNSMYVHLYYLQTDSYKPSLAAKALFPEGDSTTLIKKSIQLKQILDGAGLFVHFNKIPTNPDYIDTLTKRAIFTPFPEEMPEIYLEKTNGRWYYSKETVSNIPRLHKKVFPFGADLLLNSLPKMGQTKILGMALWQYLGLLILMSLGLLSHLLLSRILNPIIRRMSRSKSDSTFIRPKLISRIARLASVLIILRLIKLFLPVLLLPVTAGIFAINVIKIFSTILIVLIAFGVLDIFIAYIRRFTQSTKSKMDEQLVPIIKRSVQAVIVIGGIAQLLQIFDINVTALIAGLSIGGLALALAAQDTVKNLIGSAMIFVDQPFQIGDFVEYGGMTGTILEVGFRSTRIQEADSSIISIPNGAIANAAITNKGVRIFRLFNINIGLTYDTPVTLLKIYIEGLKKIIEIHPKARTSDSFIYLNSLGDSSINIMFRVPLEVTDYGSELQVKEELLFSIIELANEMGVRFAFPSTTLYMEEFPGRDSMAPTYETNHETLKRRFDAFVESKKTTFN